The region TCGCACCGGACATGAACCGGTCGAGCCAGCCGCCCGCGTCGGCACCGCCCCACGCCACCGCCGGGCTACCCAGGGTGGCGCCGGTGGCGACCAGCTGCGGCCACAGGTCGAGCGCCGCCTCGGGCGACATGTTCGACTGCTCGGCCATGTCCGGCTCGTTGAAACCGAGCAGGTACGGCCCGGCCGCCTTGGCCTTGGCGAGTTCGCCGGGATTGACGCTCTTCGCACCCCAGATCATCGGTACGAAGTTGACCCCGCTCGGCGTGGTGATGCCCGCGTGGCCGGCGTTCCAGGTGTAGTACCAGCTCGCCTTGGAGTTCGCCAACGCCTGACTCGCGCCGTTGAAGTCCCAGACGGCAACGCCCTTCTTCGCCGACGACACCGCCGGACCGCCGGCCGGAGGCTTGGTGGTCGGCTTGGCCGTCGGCGGCACCTTCGGTGAGGTGCTGACGGTGGGCGACGGGACGGGCGACCCGGACGGCACACCGGGCGAACCGGACGGCCCGGCCGTGCCCGCCGGGCCGGAGCCGGTCTCCGCCGAGGCGGACGCGTCCGGACCGGCGGCTCCGGGTACGCCCGACGTGTCCGCACAACCGCTGAACAACACGGCGCTGAGCAACAGAACAGCGGTGACGGGTCGAAGTCTTCCGAGGATGGGTCGTGTGGTCATACGGTGGGCACACACCTTTCTCTCTCCGCCCGAGACAATACGTGGACAGGGTCGACGAACTCGACTCGGATCCCTTATCTTTCACTTAACTCCTGGCCCCGTATCAGCCCGTACGGCCGCGCTTTATCTTCACCTTAAATCTGTAATCCCACGGATCCGACGACGCTCACCACGGGTGGACGACAAGTCGGACGGCCACCCGTCGACAACACATAAGCGCTGGTCACGACGGGCCGGTACGGGCACGGCAATGGTCACCGGATGAGCGGCACACCGAACCCCGCCCACGCCTCGCGGCTTCGATTACGGAATTTGTGGCCAATCCCACGAAGAGCACGAGGAATTGCCGGCCGCGGTCATCCACGGGCGCGATGATTGGTTTGATCGATGCGACCGTGAAAGGTCTGCCACAGTGCGGCGAGCGCGCGGGAAAAATGACGGTCGCACGGGCGGCGGCACGTCGACCGCCGCCCCGCGCGCAATCAGCCGGCAGCCTGGAACGCGCGGCCGACGGCGGTCGCCTCGGTACCGGTACGGAACAGTCCGGACTGGTCCCTGTCGGTGGCCGGCAGACCGAACCAGGCGTACCGGTGTACGAAGGGCAGACCGGCGAGCATCTTCGCCGAGGCGGTGACGAACGCGGCCTGCTGCTCCTGGGTCGGGAAACGTTGGCCGCCGTTGACGAAGTTCATCAGCGCGAACTCGGTCAGCCAGATCGGGAGCTTGTAGCGGTTGTAGACCGCCTGGATGTACTGCCTGAGCTGGTTGACGGCGTTGGTGGTGTTGAAGTCGCCGCCGTACCAGTGCAGGGCGATGAAGTCGACCCGCAGGTTGCGCGCCTTCGCACCGGACATGAACCGGTCCAGCCAACCACCCGCGTCCGCACCGCCCCACGCCACCGCCGGACTCCCCAACGTCGCACCCGTCGCGACCAATTGCGGCCACAGGTCGAGCGCCGCCTCCGGCGACATGTTCGCCTGCTCCGCCATGTCCGGCTCGTTGAACGTGAGCAGGTACGGCCCGGCCGCCTTCGCCCGCGCCAGCTCGGCGGCGGTGACATTGGTCGAAGCCCGGATCATCGGCACGAAGGTCACCCCGCGCGGGGTGGTGATCCCCGGATGCCCGGTGTTCCAGTTGTAGTACCAACTCGCCTTGGAGTTCGCCAGCGCCTGACTCGCACCGTTGAAGTCCCAGACCGAGACACCCTTCTTCGCCGACGACACCGCCGGTCCGACGGCCGGCGCCTTGCTGCTCGGCTTGGCACTCGGAGTGACCTTCGGCGACACGCTCGGCGACGGGGTGGGCGCGACGGTCGCGGTGGCGTTCAGTGGTGCCTCGGCCGCCGGCGGCGCGGCGGACGACGGCGGCGGGCCGGTCAGCCTGGTCACGACCAGCGCCCCGGCCACCAGCGCGGTCACGGTGGCCGCGGCGGCGAACGGGACCGCCGCCTTACCGAGGCCGCCACTGAACAGGTTGCCCAGCCAGCCGGGGGCGTCGACGGTGGACGGGTCGGGTGTCAACGGCGTACCGCTGCCGGCGCCGACCTGGTGTGACGTGGCGGCGGCGTGCGGGGTGGCCGCGCCGGCGTGGGTGGCGGCGGCAGCGGCGAACTGGTTGCCGAAGTTCGCCGGCAGCGGGAGCAGCGGCAGGCCGGCGAGCAGCCGGTCGATCGGGAGGAAGTCCTCGCGGTAACGGCCGCAGACCACGCAGTCGCGTACGTGCCGGGCCAGGCGCTTGCGCCACAGCGGGGTGGGGGTGCCGTTCCAGCCGGCCGTCATGCCGCGCAACTCGTTGCAGCCGGGCCGACCGCGCAGCGCCCGGACGACCGTACGGGCGGTCTGGATCTGCTCCTTCATCCGGTGGATCCGTACGGCGGCGTGGCTGGCGCTGAGTCCGAGCGCGGCGGCCAGGTCGGCCCGGTCGAGTTCGCCGGTCTCCTCCAGCCACCAGAGGGCGAGCAGTTCCTGGTCGTCGGAGTCGAGCCAGCGGGTCGCCTCGGCAACCTCGCGGCGCTGGTCGGTGAGGCCGAGCCGGAGGATCGTCACCTCGGCGAAGTCGGCGGCCGGATCGGGCACCTCGTGGATCGCCTCCACCCCGGCGTCGCGGATCAGCGCGGTCCGGCGGTGCTGCTCCCAGTTGCGGATCTGACGGATCGTGATGGCGACCAGCCAGGGCCGGAACGCCTCGGGGTCACGCAGGTCGGACAGGTG is a window of Micromonospora sp. NBC_01699 DNA encoding:
- a CDS encoding sigma-70 family RNA polymerase sigma factor, giving the protein MSGVGRGVPDTGMVIAAQRGSQHALDDLVADSLPLVYNIVGRALRGHVDVDDVVQETLVRVVRHLSDLRDPEAFRPWLVAITIRQIRNWEQHRRTALIRDAGVEAIHEVPDPAADFAEVTILRLGLTDQRREVAEATRWLDSDDQELLALWWLEETGELDRADLAAALGLSASHAAVRIHRMKEQIQTARTVVRALRGRPGCNELRGMTAGWNGTPTPLWRKRLARHVRDCVVCGRYREDFLPIDRLLAGLPLLPLPANFGNQFAAAAATHAGAATPHAAATSHQVGAGSGTPLTPDPSTVDAPGWLGNLFSGGLGKAAVPFAAAATVTALVAGALVVTRLTGPPPSSAAPPAAEAPLNATATVAPTPSPSVSPKVTPSAKPSSKAPAVGPAVSSAKKGVSVWDFNGASQALANSKASWYYNWNTGHPGITTPRGVTFVPMIRASTNVTAAELARAKAAGPYLLTFNEPDMAEQANMSPEAALDLWPQLVATGATLGSPAVAWGGADAGGWLDRFMSGAKARNLRVDFIALHWYGGDFNTTNAVNQLRQYIQAVYNRYKLPIWLTEFALMNFVNGGQRFPTQEQQAAFVTASAKMLAGLPFVHRYAWFGLPATDRDQSGLFRTGTEATAVGRAFQAAG
- a CDS encoding glycoside hydrolase family protein codes for the protein MTTRPILGRLRPVTAVLLLSAVLFSGCADTSGVPGAAGPDASASAETGSGPAGTAGPSGSPGVPSGSPVPSPTVSTSPKVPPTAKPTTKPPAGGPAVSSAKKGVAVWDFNGASQALANSKASWYYTWNAGHAGITTPSGVNFVPMIWGAKSVNPGELAKAKAAGPYLLGFNEPDMAEQSNMSPEAALDLWPQLVATGATLGSPAVAWGGADAGGWLDRFMSGAKARNLRVDFIALHWYGGDFNTTNAVNQLRQYIQAVYNRYKLPIWLTEFALMNFVNGGQRFPTQEQQAAFVTASAKMLAGLPFVHRYAWFGLPATDRDQSGLFRTGTEATAVGRAFQAAG